The Dictyoglomus sp. NZ13-RE01 sequence CTATTGCAATAAAGTAGAAGATTGCTATTACAACTCCCCAAACAATTAATAAACTAATTAAACTCCCAGTATTTTGGTCCATAGCTCCTCCTTCTCCAATCTATTTTCTCTGTCATTACTAAGAAATCTCTTAAGAAAACTTTTTTTATACTCCTCATACCTCCCTTCTATTATACTTCTTTTTAATTCAGACATAATCCTAAATAAAAATCTTAGATTATGAATAGTTAAAAGTCTATAGGAAAAGGTTTCATATTGAAGATACAAATGTCTAATATATGCACGGCTAAACTTTCTACAAGTATAACAATCACAGTCTTCTTCCAATGGGGATAAATCTTCTTTATAGATAGCATTTTTTATATTTCTTCTCCCATCTCTTGTATAAAAAATCCCATGACGAGCAAGTCTCGTTGGCAAAACACAATCAAACATATCAATACCAAACCCTACCATAACAACGAGATCCTCAGGAGCTCCCACCCCCATAAGATATCTTGGCTTATCATCTGGCAAATTATCTGTAATAAATTGCGATATTTCATACATCAACTCTTTTGGTTCTCCTACACTAATACCACCTAAAGCAAAACCATCTAATGGCAATTCCAACATTTTGTTAATAGCTTCCAGTCTAAGGTCTTTGTAAAATCCTCCCTGAATTATACCAAATAGATTTTGATAATGTTTTCTATTGTTATAGTTTATACTTCTTTTCAACCATTCAATAGTTAGTCTTAAAGCTTCTTCAGTCTCCCAATAATCCGCCCCATATCCAAGACAAACATCTAAAGGCATGACAATATCTGAACCCAACTTACTCTGTGTATCAATAACAAGTTCTGGAGTAAAAAAATACCTTGTACCATCAATGTGAGAACTAAAATGGATCCCATCATTATCAATCTTTCTCAGTTTTGCTAAGCTAAAAACCTGATAACCTCCACTATCTGTCAAAATAGGACCATCCCAAGACATAAATTTATGTAAACCACCTGCTTTCTCAATTATTTCTGGTCCTGGTCGTAAAAATAAATGATATGTATTACTTAAAATAATTTCTGCTCCCTGCTCCCTGACCTCCTCAGGTGATAGAGTTTTTACAGCTCCTTGTGTGCCTACTGGCATAAAGACAGGAGTTGTTATTTCTCCATGATAAGTCTCTATCTTACAGATCCTTGCTTTACTCTTTTGATCCCTTATCAATACTTCAAATTTCATCCTACACCTCAATATATAAACATGGCATCTCCAAAGCTATAAAATCTAAATCTTTCTTCAATGGCTTTTGCATATGCTTTTTTCATTAAATCATATCCCATAAATGCGGAAACTAACATTAATAGGGTAGATTTTGGAAGATGAAAATTTGTTATTAAACCATCAATTATTTTAAATTCAAATCCAGGATAAATAAATAAATCAACAAGACCTTTTCCCGCCTTTACCCTACTACCCTCTCTATTTCCTTCCAAGGTCCTTGTAACAGTAGTTCCCACTGCTATTATTCTCCTTCCCTCCTCTTTTGCCTTATTTATCCTGTAACTAACTTCTTCTGAAATCTCATAGTATTCTGGATCAATCTTATGTTTTGTAAT is a genomic window containing:
- a CDS encoding tRNA guanosine(34) transglycosylase Tgt, giving the protein MKFEVLIRDQKSKARICKIETYHGEITTPVFMPVGTQGAVKTLSPEEVREQGAEIILSNTYHLFLRPGPEIIEKAGGLHKFMSWDGPILTDSGGYQVFSLAKLRKIDNDGIHFSSHIDGTRYFFTPELVIDTQSKLGSDIVMPLDVCLGYGADYWETEEALRLTIEWLKRSINYNNRKHYQNLFGIIQGGFYKDLRLEAINKMLELPLDGFALGGISVGEPKELMYEISQFITDNLPDDKPRYLMGVGAPEDLVVMVGFGIDMFDCVLPTRLARHGIFYTRDGRRNIKNAIYKEDLSPLEEDCDCYTCRKFSRAYIRHLYLQYETFSYRLLTIHNLRFLFRIMSELKRSIIEGRYEEYKKSFLKRFLSNDRENRLEKEELWTKILGV